One part of the Rutidosis leptorrhynchoides isolate AG116_Rl617_1_P2 chromosome 1, CSIRO_AGI_Rlap_v1, whole genome shotgun sequence genome encodes these proteins:
- the LOC139860781 gene encoding protein AGENET DOMAIN (AGD)-CONTAINING P1 produces the protein MSTHIDSTHFTDGTEVEISSNDNGFRGAWYAGTVIKPKNTNKNNKHLIIVEYKTLMADESGTKPLRETLDVVQLRPVPPREKRDREFKFSEEVDAYYSDGWWEGVVTGVLPGDRYSVFFRATREQLEFGQSELRVHREWVYGKWVPPLEQEEEPSNCMESKVGNNEKIQKGASVEVCSDEDGFQGAWFAATVIEELSFGKFKIEYKSLRNDDDTAFMTEEVDTAHIRPCPPNETVAHFRLYEEVDALHNDGWWVGVISKVLSKQRYEVFFRATDEEIVFKQSDLRRHLEWINGKWVSSESVCNSMNRKTK, from the exons ATGTCAACCCACATCGATTCCACACACTTCACAGACGGAACAGAAGTCGAAATCAGCAGCAACGACAACGGATTTCGTGGCGCATGGTACGCCGGTACCGTAATTAAACCCAAAAACACCAACAAAAACAACAAACACTTGATAATAGTCGAGTACAAAACCCTAATGGCTGATGAATCCGGTACAAAACCTCTTCGTGAAACCCTAGATGTTGTTCAGTTACGCCCGGTCCCACCACGTGAAAAGCGTGACAGGGAGTTTAAGTTTAGTGAAGAAGTTGATGCGTATTATAGTGATGGATGGTGGGAAGGTGTTGTGACCGGAGTTTTACCCGGTGACCGGTATTCGGTTTTTTTCCGGGCGACGAGAGAACAGCTGGAATTCGGGCAGTCGGAGCTCCGAGTTCACAGGGAATGGGTTTATGGTAAATGGGTCCCACCACTTGAACAAGAAGAAGAG CCATCCAACTGTATGGAGTCTAAGGTTGGAAACAATGAAAAGATTCAAAAGGGGGCGTCTGTTGAAGTCTGCAGTGATGAAGATGGTTTTCAAGGTGCTTGGTTTGCTGCAACAGTCATTGAAGAATTGAGCTTTGGGAAATTCAAAATCGAGTATAAATCGTTAAGGAACGATGATGATACAGCTTTTATGACAGAAGAAGTGGATACGGCCCACATTCGTCCGTGTCCTCCAAACGAAACGGTTGCTCATTTCCGTCTGTATGAAGAAGTTGATGCATTGCACAACGATGGGTGGTGGGTTGGTGTGATCTCTAAAGTTTTAAGCAAGCAAAGATATGAGGTGTTCTTTAGGGCAACAGATGAGGAAATTGTGTTTAAGCAATCTGATTTGAGGCGACATTTGGAATGGATCAATGGCAAATGGGTTTCTTCGGAATCGGTGTGTAACTCGATGAATAGGAAGACAAAGTGA